A genomic window from Plasmodium malariae genome assembly, chromosome: 10 includes:
- the ADT gene encoding ADP/ATP transporter on adenylate translocase, putative has protein sequence MSGGDIKTNFAADFLMGGVSAAISKTVVAPIERVKMLIQTQDSIPEIKSGQVERYSGLMNCFKRVSQEQGVASLWRGNLANVIRYFPTQAFNFAFKDYFKNIFPKYDQNTEFSKFFCVNILSGATAGAISLLIVYPLDFARTRLASDIGKGKDRQFSGLLDCLVKIYKQTGLLSLYSGFGVSVTGIIVYRGSYFGLYDSAKALLFNNDKNTHIVFKWAVAQSVTILAGLISYPFDTVRRRMMMMSGRKAKEEIQYKNTIDCWIKILKNEGLGGFFKGAWANVIRGAGGALVLVFYDELQKLI, from the coding sequence ATGAGTGGAGGggatataaaaacaaattttgcCGCAGACTTCCTAATGGGGGGTGTGTCGGCGGCTATATCAAAAACAGTGGTTGCTCCTATAGAAAGagtaaaaatgttaattcaAACACAAGACTCTATACCTGAGATAAAATCAGGACAAGTAGAAAGATATAGTGGTTTAATGAACTGCTTTAAAAGAGTATCACAAGAACAGGGTGTTGCGTCATTATGGAGAGGAAACTTAGCCAATGTTATTCGTTATTTTCCAACACAAGCTTTTAACTTTGCTTTTAaagattattttaaaaatatatttccaaAATATGATCAAAATACAGAGTTCAGTAAATTCTTTtgtgtaaatattttgtCAGGTGCAACAGCAGGAGCAATTTCTTTGTTAATAGTATACCCTTTAGATTTCGCAAGAACAAGATTAGCATCAGACAttggaaaaggaaaagacaGACAATTTAGTGGGTTACTAGACTgtttagtaaaaatatataaacaaacaGGATTATTATCCTTATATAGTGGTTTTGGTGTTTCAGTTACTGGAATTATTGTTTACAGAGGATCCTATTTTGGTTTATATGACAGTGCAAAAGCTCTTTTATtcaataatgataaaaatacacATATTGTATTTAAATGGGCTGTTGCTCAATCAGTTACCATATTAGCAGGTCTCATTTCCTATCCATTCGATACGGTCAGAAGAAGAATGATGATGATGTCAGGTAGGAAAGCAAAGGAAGAAATTCAATACAAAAATACAATAGATTGTTGGATTAAGATTTTGAAGAATGAAGGCCTTGGAGGGTTCTTTAAAGGGGCATGGGCTAACGTCATTAGAGGCGCTGGGGGAGCACTTGTCCTTGTCTTCTACGATGAATTACAAAAGCTTATTTAA
- the PmUG01_10048200 gene encoding conserved Plasmodium protein, unknown function — MKCLEKCTHLSVAKEVDIFLKIYFGNLRKINVKKFETTIKSNASNVEYGNIFFNGNIINEYKEYLNLPATKGKVVNTVQTHENRINEKDTSSYINPFEQSELVRQIRKFCRKDDLCNIYKFNDSFLHLLKFKKLSENDFSIIIHLLSKKNINDNKFWRSIVNPDNISFIFNMHLKQIILSFYSIVNSYKYINLNFLNLFTHNLIFILNCQKGFLIHIRKEKDAERKKNDITQSSFYPYSDIVIANFHLNKLKNEKVPCTTNIDNMNNKLITYEKNEIKNWNKLMYKNNEENVSSLFSNRRNHLNFLDLTLICNTYSKLNDLEHLKNMHELKNIMYKLFLYFLFFNKICYNHLILFIYSYTKLKGNIQNCVLLKIKKMLMSMQNWLYSEVYNTHNLRNLHSLDICSLNMLMNVLQKYNFKEDNFFKEIILSVVINLNLKEEKKVKIKKGLLNNDETIHNKSFSTYDYVNNVDTYTHLNGSFISNESINSRMDNEQCGTFSNLLKKKDTLVEYLEKGKNNSSHNISKNGTLIKLKKKDFCFLVHNINKLRIKNYYNIYEYIKNELNNQLNIFNVYNCCIMLNCLVNLNLLDHELFKKILFRLKILFNKNHYNEKDITDIFMCLCKYAQKNLNSYKEIQIFLNSLYSKIKLKLKKYNYKNIIYIFCSSSYFNIPFDDIILQDLCIDILNNFHSIGIKPLLVFLYFLKSGNYQINFFFFNLVIYKALSKVKDAQILIFFLHILSVYSVQTLQKEENILNKLTQVLDEIRFNYITEKIIISLYIYVTPVLLLNETCFLFFEKSLQSVICNNGKEKGYSDRTEDKKNELTRTAENYLAHHKNNNNKSKYFYSSFSYDCDYIDVLFNDIYCYISNISNINKINNINNINNINNINNINSIKNVNNISNVNNVNNINNINNINSINSIKNVNNISNVNNVNNMNNVNNINNVNNLNINELRIFFFLLLADLYEQKTRLFQKSVLSEKNKKKVGENGNHQISNLIRTCKLKILFDSLYLRLNNDCLNYFLKTRKPFDYETCRKQHLLIKKIRCYDTILKLNKYSDNKKENGKNIPLDNYYREVTEYFNHFEESLFNAVKIFYEDFFLYSFCQKKEQEKITSFIYPSSKSHKYDPFVFCINDNLIIKLKKNIFINSFRISYLFELSQ, encoded by the coding sequence ATGAAATGTTTAGAGAAATGTACCCATCTAAGTGTAGCAAAGGAggtagatatatttttaaaaatatattttggaaatcttagaaaaataaatgttaagAAATTTGAAACAACCATAAAAAGTAACGCTTCAAATGTAGAAtatggaaatatattttttaatggtaacataattaatgaatataaggaatatttaaatttaccTGCAACAAAGGGGAAGGTCGTAAATACAGTTCAAACACAtgaaaatagaataaatgaaaaagatacAAGTTCATATATCAACCCTTTTGAACAGTCTGAGTTAGTCAGgcaaataagaaaattttgtaGAAAAGAtgatttatgtaatatatacaaatttaatGACAGTTTTTTACATCTTCtgaaattcaaaaaattgaGTGAAAATGACTTTTctattataattcatttattaagtaaaaaaaacattaacgATAATAAATTTTGGAGAAGTATAGTTAATCCGGACAATATAAGTTTCATTTTCAACATGCacttaaaacaaataattctGTCCTTTTATAGTATTGTAaattcttataaatatattaatttgaaCTTTTTAAACTTGTTTAcccataatttaattttcatcTTAAATTGTCAGAAGGGTTTCTTAATACATATCAGAAAAGAGAAGGACgcagaaagaaaaaaaaatgatattacaCAGTCTAGCTTTTATCCGTACAGTGATATAGTAATCGCCAATTTTCACTTGAACAagttgaaaaatgaaaaagtgcCTTGCACTACTAACATtgataatatgaataataagcTGATTacgtatgaaaaaaatgagataaaaaactggaataaattaatgtataaaaacAATGAAGAGAATGTTAGTTCTCTTTTTAGTAATAGGAGAAATCACTTGAACTTTTTAGATTTAACATTAATATGTAACACATACTCCAAGTTAAATGATCTGGAgcatttgaaaaatatgcatgagttaaaaaatattatgtacaagctttttctttattttttattttttaacaaaatatgttACAATCACTTgatattgtttatttatagCTATACTAAGTTGAAAggaaatattcaaaattgcgttttacttaaaattaaaaagatgcTAATGAGCATGCAAAATTGGTTATACTCTGAGGTGTACAATACTCACAATTTACGCAATTTGCATAGTTTAGATATATGTTCCCTGAACATGCTGATGAATGTGTTGCaaaagtataattttaaagaagacaatttttttaaggaaattattttatcagtCGTCATTAAtctaaatttaaaagaagaaaaaaaagtcaaaataaaaaaaggtcTACTAAATAATGATGAAACGATTCACAATAAGTCTTTTTCTACTTACGATTATGTAAATAACGTTGATACATATACTCATTTGAATGGAAGTTTTATCTCTAACGAAAGTATTAACAGTAGGATGGATAATGAACAATGTGGAACTTTCTcaaatttactaaaaaaaaaagatacacTCGTTGAATATttggaaaaaggaaaaaataacagctcacataatatatcaaaaaatggaactttaattaaattaaagaaGAAAGACTTTTGTTTCcttgtacataatataaataaactaagaatcaaaaattattataatatttatgaatacattaaaaatgaattaaataatcagttaaacatttttaatgtGTATAATTGTTGTATCATGTTAAATTGTTtagtaaatttaaatttgcTTGATCacgaattatttaaaaaaattttatttcgtttaaaaattttatttaataaaaatcattataatgaaaaagatatTACTGATATTTTCATGTGTCTATGTAAATATGCtcagaaaaatttaaacagttataaagaaatacaaatattcttaaattctttgtattcaaaaataaaactcaaattaaaaaaatataactataagaatatcatttatattttttgttcatcatcatattttaatattcctTTTGATGACATTATATTGCAAGATTTATGCATAGatatacttaataatttCCACTCCATAGGCATAAAACCCTTGCTCGtgtttttatactttttaaaaagtggGAATTATcaaattaacttttttttttttaatttagtcATATATAAAGCTCTTTCTAAAGTAAAAGACGCTCAaatccttatttttttcttgcaCATCTTATCTGTATATTCTGTGCAAACGTTacagaaagaagaaaatattctAAACAAATTAACACAAGTATTAGATGAAATTagatttaattatataacagaaaaaattattatatcattgtacatatatgtaacacCTGTACTCCTATTAAATGAGacatgttttttatttttcgaaAAATCGTTGCAATCtgtaatatgtaataatggCAAAGAGAAAGGCTACAGTGATAGGACAGAAGACAAGAAAAATGAACTGACACGTACAGcagaaaattatttagcaCACCACAAGAACAACAATAATAAgagcaaatatttttattcgaGTTTCAGTTATGACTGTGATTACATTgatgttttatttaatgatatatattgcTATATAAGCAATATAAgcaatataaacaaaataaacaatataaataatataaataatataaacaacaTAAACAATATAAACAGTATAAAAAACGTAAACAATATAAGCAATGTAAacaatgtaaataatataaacaacaTAAACAATATAAACAGTATAAACAGTATAAAAAACGTAAACAATATAAGCAATGTAAacaatgtaaataatatgaacaatgtaaataatataaacaatgtaaacaatttaaatattaatgaattaaggattttcttttttttgttactaGCAGATTTGTACGAACAAAAAACTCGCCTTTTCCAAAAAAGTGTGttatcagaaaaaaataaaaagaaagtagGTGAAAATGGTAATCACCAAATTTCCAACTTAATAAGAAcatgtaaattaaaaattctttttgaTTCGTTATACTTGCGATTGAATAATGattgtttaaattattttttaaaaacaagaAAACCATTTGATTACGAAACATGTAGAAAACAACACCTACTTATTAAAAAGATAAGGTGTTATGAtaccattttaaaattaaataaatattcagacaacaaaaaagaaaatggaaaaaatattccacTCGATAATTATTACAGAGAAGTTACGGAGTATTTTAATCACTTCGAAGAAAGCCTTTTTAATGcagttaaaatattttatgaagattttttcctttattcattttgtcaaaaaaaggaacaagaaaaaattacaagTTTTATATATCCCTCAAGTAAATCTCACAAGTACGAcccttttgttttttgtattaatgataatttaattataaaattaaaaaaaaatatttttattaattctttccGTATTTCgtatttatttgaattaagccagtaa